The following are encoded together in the Equus quagga isolate Etosha38 chromosome 1, UCLA_HA_Equagga_1.0, whole genome shotgun sequence genome:
- the LOC124229522 gene encoding olfactory receptor 6C4-like, whose amino-acid sequence MKNQTILKEFILLGLTDSPEIQLVIFILLFLTYIFSIIGNLTIITLTLLDSHLQTPMYFFLRNFSLLEISFTSTFTPRLLISIPTGNKSISFAGCFTQYFFAIFLGATEFYLLAAMSYDRYMAICKPLHYATIMSNRVCTQLVLGSWLGGFLIIVSPIILTSQLDFCASNVLNHYDYGPLIEISCSDTRVLELVDFILAVVTLVVTLVLVILSYTNIIWTILKIPSAQQRKKAFSTCSSHMIVISLSYGSCIFMYIKPSAKEGVAFNKGVAVLNTSVAPLLNPFIYTLRKKQVKQGFRDVASKIMSL is encoded by the coding sequence ATGAAAAACCAAACCATTCTGAAAGAATTCATTCTGCTGGGACTAACAGACAGCCCAGAGATTCAGCTTGTAATCTTTATACTTCTCTTCCTCACCTATATATTCAGCATCATTGGAAACCTGACAATCATCACCCTCACACTGCTGGACTCCCACCTCCAGactcccatgtatttcttcctccgGAATTTCTCCTTATTAGAAATTTCCTTTACCTCCACTTTTACTCCTAGGCTACTGATCAGCATCCCAACTGGCAACAAAAGCATCAGCTTTGCTGGGTGCTTCACTCAGTATTTCTTTGCCATATTCCTCGGGGCCACAGAGTTTTACCTCCTGGCTGCCATGTCCTATGACCGCTACATGGCCATCTGTAAACCCCTACATTATGCAACCATCATGAGCAACAGAGTCTGCACCCAGCTGGTTCTCGGCTCCTGGCTAGGTGGCTTCCTGATCATCGTATCCCCAATCATCCTGACCAGTCAGCTGGATTTCTGTGCCTCCAATGTCCTGAATCATTATGACTATGGACCCCTCATCGAAATATCTTGCTCTGACACAAGAGTCCTGGAGCTGGTTGACTTTATCTTAGCAGTTGTGACTCTGGTGGTCACTCTGGTGCTGGTGATTCTCTCCTACACAAACATCATCTGGACCATTCTGAAGATCCcctctgctcagcaaaggaaaaaggccTTCTCCACGTGTTCCTCTCACATGATTGTCATCTCCCTCTCTTATGGCAGCTGCATCTTCATGTACATAAAACCCTCAGCCAAAGAAGGAGTTGCCTTCAATAAGGGAGTAGCTGTGCTCAATACCTCAGTTGCTCCTTTATTGAACCCATTCATTTACACTCTaaggaaaaaacaagtaaaacaagGCTTCAGAGATGTGGCCAGTAAGATTATGAGTCTTTAA